A section of the Rhizobium sp. BG4 genome encodes:
- a CDS encoding MFS transporter, which produces MSDISPIEVTEAPPAKQYLTRGTLPYRRASLALFLSGFSTFSLLYCVQPLLPVFASDYAVSPAQSSLALSLSTGFLAVAIICAAAVSEGLGRRSLMSISLVGAALLTIAAAFAPNWHMLLVLRALLGFALGGVPAVAMAYLAEEIDPKGLGATMGLYVGGTAFGGMSGRVLTGIFAEYLTWRPAMALMGVIGLAAAIGFIVLLPASRNFIRRPGFDPRFHMKAWAGHLKNPALPFVFWIAFLAMGSFVTIYNYAGFRLVASPYELTQTELGLIFTVYMFGIGASSIGGILGDRFGHFAVLLTGLAVTAAGSALTLSSSLPIIIIGIIVLTSGFFMSHSIASGLVGKLAKGTKGHASSLYMLAYYVGSSVLGSAGGWFFSAEGWSAVVFFTLAMLLCAFACAYGARRLSKAARV; this is translated from the coding sequence ATGAGCGATATTTCCCCGATCGAGGTGACGGAAGCGCCGCCCGCCAAGCAATATCTGACGCGCGGCACGCTGCCCTACCGGCGGGCCAGCCTGGCGCTGTTTCTCTCCGGTTTCTCCACCTTCTCGCTGCTATACTGCGTCCAGCCGCTGCTGCCGGTCTTCGCTTCCGACTATGCGGTGAGCCCGGCCCAGAGCTCGCTGGCGCTCTCGTTGTCCACCGGCTTCCTGGCCGTCGCCATCATCTGTGCCGCCGCCGTGTCGGAAGGTCTCGGCCGCCGCAGCCTGATGTCGATCTCGTTGGTCGGTGCCGCACTGCTGACGATCGCCGCGGCCTTCGCGCCGAACTGGCATATGCTGCTGGTGCTGCGGGCGCTGCTCGGCTTCGCGCTCGGCGGTGTGCCCGCCGTCGCCATGGCCTATCTCGCCGAAGAGATCGATCCAAAGGGCCTCGGCGCCACGATGGGCCTCTATGTCGGGGGAACGGCCTTCGGCGGCATGTCCGGCCGCGTGCTGACGGGCATCTTCGCCGAATACCTCACCTGGCGTCCCGCCATGGCGCTGATGGGCGTTATCGGTCTCGCTGCCGCCATCGGCTTCATCGTCCTTTTGCCGGCGTCGCGTAATTTCATCCGCCGCCCCGGCTTCGATCCGCGCTTTCATATGAAAGCCTGGGCCGGCCATCTCAAAAATCCGGCGCTGCCCTTCGTCTTTTGGATCGCCTTCCTGGCGATGGGCTCATTCGTGACGATCTACAATTACGCCGGCTTCCGGCTCGTTGCGTCACCCTATGAACTGACACAGACCGAACTCGGCCTGATCTTCACCGTCTACATGTTCGGCATCGGCGCCTCGTCGATCGGCGGAATCCTTGGTGATCGCTTCGGCCACTTCGCCGTGCTCCTGACCGGCCTTGCCGTCACCGCTGCCGGAAGCGCGCTGACGCTCTCATCGTCGCTGCCCATCATCATCATCGGCATCATCGTACTGACAAGCGGCTTCTTCATGAGCCATTCGATCGCCAGCGGCCTCGTCGGCAAGCTGGCCAAAGGCACCAAGGGCCACGCCTCCTCGCTCTACATGCTTGCCTACTATGTCGGCTCCAGCGTCCTGGGCTCGGCGGGCGGCTGGTTCTTCTCCGCTGAGGGTTGGTCGGCCGTGGTGTTCTTCACCCTCGCCATGCTGCTCTGCGCCTTCGCTTGCGCCTATGGCGCAAGGCGTCTTTCAAAGGCAGCGCGCGTCTAG
- a CDS encoding LysR family transcriptional regulator, which yields MELRHIRYFLAVAEEANFTRAAAKLGIGQPPLSQQIRDLEAEIGAALFHRVPHGAELTAAGEAFLSEAKASLASAEKAKLAAQRANRGETGRLALGFTASSAFNPVVSATIRRFQARWPDVRLSLTELNTLSLMEKLHRGELDATFMRPSLDDPPGVRLKRLADEPMVVALPASHPLAKRETLPLALLATEPFILFPRLVGLSLFDDVVLACRKAGFELTVAQEAPQISSVVNLVAAELGVSIVPESIAQIKLDGVAYRPIEGPPAVARLALAVLKTQRSPVTENLMSLL from the coding sequence ATGGAGCTTAGGCACATCCGCTACTTTCTCGCTGTTGCCGAAGAGGCGAATTTCACGCGGGCGGCGGCGAAGCTCGGCATCGGGCAGCCACCGCTCAGCCAGCAGATCCGCGATCTGGAGGCGGAGATCGGCGCGGCTCTGTTCCATCGCGTGCCGCATGGCGCGGAACTGACGGCGGCCGGTGAGGCATTCCTCAGCGAAGCCAAGGCGTCGCTCGCCTCGGCGGAAAAGGCGAAGCTTGCGGCACAGCGCGCCAATCGCGGCGAGACGGGGCGCCTGGCGCTCGGCTTCACGGCGTCCTCGGCTTTCAACCCTGTTGTCAGCGCCACGATCCGGCGCTTTCAGGCGCGGTGGCCGGATGTGCGGTTGTCGCTCACGGAGCTCAATACGCTGTCGCTGATGGAAAAACTGCATCGCGGCGAGCTCGACGCCACCTTCATGCGGCCGAGCCTCGACGATCCGCCCGGCGTGCGGCTGAAGCGGCTGGCCGACGAGCCGATGGTCGTTGCGCTGCCCGCAAGCCACCCGCTGGCGAAGCGCGAGACTTTGCCGCTGGCGCTGCTGGCGACGGAGCCGTTCATCCTCTTCCCGCGGCTGGTCGGTCTCAGTCTTTTCGACGACGTCGTGCTGGCGTGCCGCAAGGCCGGATTCGAGCTCACGGTCGCACAGGAAGCGCCGCAGATTTCGTCGGTGGTCAATCTCGTTGCTGCCGAATTGGGTGTCTCGATCGTTCCGGAGTCGATCGCGCAGATCAAGCTCGATGGCGTTGCCTACCGGCCGATCGAAGGGCCGCCTGCCGTGGCGCGGCTGGCACTTGCTGTGCTGAAGACGCAGCGGTCGCCGGTGACCGAGAACCTCATGAGCCTTCTCTAG
- a CDS encoding LysR family transcriptional regulator produces MIRIEGIAAFVAVVEAGSVSEAARRLRLSKSVVSERLAELEKTLGGTLLHRTTRKLTLTEDGTAFLERALRIIHEIDEASASMAERRGTLAGPLRIAAPVTFGRMHLGPALYPFLAEHPEISLTLDINDRRVDAASEGYDAIIRNGPIADSRLIAWKLAPSRRMLVASPAYLAKAGTPRTLADLQEHRGLFYTNRGVADWRFQTADGTEVVRAHLSMGMNNGDMLRDATIAGLGIALLPAFIAGPAIREGSLAEIDVGDKPEPEFIYMAHPEGRNPSAKLRAIADHLRKAFGDPPYWERR; encoded by the coding sequence ATGATCAGGATTGAGGGGATCGCGGCCTTCGTCGCGGTGGTGGAGGCAGGGTCGGTCAGCGAGGCGGCCAGGCGCCTGCGATTGTCGAAGTCGGTGGTCAGCGAAAGGCTTGCCGAGCTGGAGAAAACCCTCGGCGGCACGCTGCTCCACCGCACGACCCGCAAACTGACACTGACGGAGGATGGGACGGCCTTTCTGGAGCGGGCGCTTCGCATCATCCACGAGATCGATGAAGCCTCGGCTTCCATGGCCGAACGCCGTGGCACACTTGCCGGGCCGCTGCGGATTGCCGCCCCGGTCACCTTCGGGCGCATGCATCTCGGCCCCGCCCTCTATCCCTTCCTGGCGGAACATCCGGAAATATCGCTGACGCTCGATATCAACGACCGGCGTGTCGATGCCGCATCGGAAGGCTATGACGCGATCATCCGCAACGGGCCGATAGCCGATTCCCGCCTGATCGCCTGGAAGCTGGCGCCGAGCCGCCGGATGCTCGTCGCCTCGCCTGCCTATCTCGCAAAGGCCGGCACTCCGCGCACGCTTGCAGACCTGCAGGAGCATCGCGGCCTTTTCTATACCAACCGCGGCGTCGCCGACTGGCGCTTCCAGACGGCCGATGGCACGGAGGTCGTTCGCGCGCATCTTTCCATGGGCATGAACAATGGCGACATGCTGCGCGATGCGACAATCGCCGGCCTCGGCATCGCGCTGCTTCCGGCCTTCATCGCCGGACCGGCGATCCGCGAAGGCAGCCTTGCGGAGATCGATGTCGGCGACAAGCCGGAGCCGGAATTCATCTACATGGCGCATCCCGAGGGTCGGAACCCCTCGGCAAAACTGCGCGCCATTGCCGATCACCTCCGCAAGGCTTTTGGCGATCCGCCCTATTGGGAGCGCCGCTAG
- a CDS encoding SDR family oxidoreductase, with protein sequence MNRLNNKVAIVTGASSGIGRSTAKLFAAEGAKVVVGARRQAELESLVAEIKAAGGEAVAVAGDVRSEDYHKALVAAAVANYGKLDIAFNNAGTLGEAGPSTEVSEAGFADTLTINLTASFLAAKHQIAEMTKHGGGSVIFTSTFVGYSFAFPGVAAYAASKSGLIGLTQALAAEYGPQNVRVNSVLPGAVDTDMYREMNDTPDKKGFVTNLHALKRVATPEELARSVLYLASDDSSFVTGTASLVDGGASITRT encoded by the coding sequence ATGAACCGCCTGAACAACAAAGTCGCAATCGTCACTGGCGCAAGCTCTGGTATCGGCCGCTCTACGGCCAAGCTCTTTGCCGCCGAAGGCGCGAAGGTCGTGGTCGGCGCCCGCCGCCAGGCTGAACTTGAAAGCCTCGTCGCCGAGATCAAGGCTGCCGGTGGCGAAGCCGTCGCCGTTGCCGGTGACGTGCGCTCGGAAGACTATCACAAGGCGCTGGTCGCTGCCGCCGTTGCCAATTACGGCAAGCTGGACATCGCCTTCAACAATGCCGGTACGCTCGGCGAGGCCGGCCCCAGCACCGAGGTTTCCGAAGCCGGCTTTGCCGACACGCTGACGATCAACCTGACGGCATCGTTCCTGGCAGCCAAGCACCAGATCGCCGAAATGACAAAGCATGGCGGCGGCTCGGTGATCTTCACCTCGACCTTCGTCGGCTACAGTTTCGCCTTCCCGGGTGTTGCCGCTTACGCCGCCAGCAAGTCCGGCCTGATCGGCCTGACCCAGGCGCTTGCCGCCGAATACGGCCCGCAGAATGTGCGCGTCAACTCTGTGCTGCCGGGCGCGGTCGATACCGACATGTATCGCGAAATGAACGACACGCCTGACAAGAAGGGCTTCGTCACCAACCTGCACGCCCTGAAGCGTGTCGCCACCCCGGAAGAGCTTGCCCGCTCGGTTCTCTACCTCGCTTCCGACGATTCGAGCTTCGTGACCGGTACTGCCTCGCTGGTCGATGGCGGCGCATCGATCACCCGCACCTGA
- a CDS encoding SDR family oxidoreductase produces MSRLANKTALITGGTSGIGLETARQFIAEGARVAITGSSAASIENARKELGEKALVIQADAGNADGQKAVADAIKNAFGHLDILFVNAGIAEFNPLEQWTEAAFDKSIAINVKGPFFLIQALLPLFAKGAAIVLNTSINAHIGMPNSSVYSLTKGALLTLAKTLSGELIGRGIRVNAVSPGPIATPLYSKLGSSEAESKAMTSHIQSQIPTGRFGEPSEVAKTIIFLASDEAAYIVGSELIIDGGMSNL; encoded by the coding sequence ATGTCACGCCTTGCAAATAAGACCGCCCTCATCACCGGCGGCACCAGCGGTATCGGCCTTGAGACCGCTCGCCAGTTCATCGCTGAAGGCGCCCGCGTCGCCATCACCGGCAGCAGCGCCGCGAGCATCGAAAACGCCCGCAAGGAATTGGGTGAGAAGGCGCTGGTCATCCAGGCCGATGCAGGCAACGCCGATGGCCAGAAGGCTGTCGCCGATGCCATCAAGAATGCCTTCGGCCATCTCGACATTCTCTTCGTCAATGCCGGTATTGCCGAATTCAATCCGCTCGAGCAGTGGACGGAAGCGGCTTTCGACAAGTCGATTGCCATCAATGTGAAGGGACCGTTCTTCCTGATCCAGGCGCTGCTGCCGCTCTTTGCGAAGGGCGCGGCGATCGTTCTGAACACCTCGATCAACGCCCATATCGGCATGCCGAACTCCAGCGTCTATTCGCTGACCAAGGGCGCTTTGCTGACATTGGCGAAAACGCTGTCCGGCGAACTCATCGGCCGCGGCATCCGCGTCAACGCCGTCAGCCCCGGCCCGATTGCCACGCCTCTCTACAGCAAGCTCGGCAGCTCGGAAGCCGAGTCCAAGGCGATGACCTCGCATATCCAGAGCCAGATCCCCACCGGACGCTTCGGCGAGCCCTCCGAGGTCGCCAAGACCATCATCTTCCTGGCATCCGATGAAGCCGCCTATATCGTGGGTAGCGAACTGATCATCGATGGCGGGATGAGCAATCTCTAA
- a CDS encoding NmrA family NAD(P)-binding protein, giving the protein MFAVTGITGQVGAVVGAKLLERGLPVRAVMRNEEKAGSWRERSAEIAIAEMTDAAALADAFAGAEAVFLLIPPAFDPAPGFPQAKIVIEALKTALVKAAPKKVVCLSTIGAQAKEENLLTQLGLVEQALSELPMPVAFLRAGWFMENSVWDIAPARDGVIPSFLQPLDKPVPMVGVRDVGAVAAEMLQEDWTGKRIVELEGPYRITPLQMAEAFATVLGRPVQAETIERDAWEALFRSQGMQNPGPRMRMLDGFNEGWIEFEGGEAGSRKGGTTFETAIRALVERG; this is encoded by the coding sequence ATGTTTGCTGTAACCGGAATAACAGGCCAGGTCGGTGCCGTCGTCGGCGCGAAATTGCTGGAGCGCGGATTGCCCGTTCGCGCCGTCATGCGCAATGAGGAGAAGGCAGGAAGCTGGCGCGAACGCAGTGCCGAAATAGCCATCGCCGAGATGACGGATGCAGCGGCGCTTGCTGATGCCTTTGCCGGAGCGGAAGCCGTTTTCCTGTTGATCCCGCCGGCCTTCGATCCGGCACCGGGCTTTCCGCAGGCAAAGATCGTCATCGAAGCCTTGAAGACAGCTCTGGTGAAGGCGGCGCCAAAGAAGGTCGTCTGCCTGTCCACGATCGGCGCTCAAGCAAAGGAAGAAAATCTGCTGACGCAACTCGGCCTTGTCGAGCAGGCGCTGTCCGAGCTGCCCATGCCGGTCGCCTTTCTGCGCGCCGGCTGGTTCATGGAAAACTCGGTGTGGGATATCGCCCCGGCGCGGGACGGCGTGATACCGAGCTTCCTGCAGCCGCTGGATAAGCCCGTTCCGATGGTCGGTGTTCGCGATGTCGGCGCCGTCGCTGCCGAAATGCTGCAGGAGGACTGGACCGGTAAGCGCATCGTCGAACTCGAAGGGCCCTACCGCATCACGCCGCTGCAGATGGCTGAAGCCTTTGCCACCGTGCTTGGCCGTCCGGTGCAAGCCGAGACGATCGAGCGGGATGCGTGGGAGGCCCTGTTCCGCAGCCAGGGCATGCAAAACCCCGGACCCCGCATGCGCATGCTCGATGGCTTCAATGAAGGCTGGATCGAGTTCGAGGGCGGCGAGGCCGGATCGCGCAAGGGCGGGACCACCTTCGAAACCGCCATCCGCGCGCTGGTAGAACGCGGTTGA
- a CDS encoding LysR family transcriptional regulator has product MFDGRLLNGVSVLAAVVESGSFARAAEALGLTASGVSRAVARLESRIGVRLLDRTTRSLRLTDDGARFYEQVVPLLGGIEEAAAYAAGTTQTVRGRLRINVDPYFSRLILAPKLGLFLDRYPDLQIEVVTRNEIGDLVADGMDVAVRFGEIPAKSSLIARQLFRTRVITVAAPSYLAKHGTPKLPTDLAVHTCIQYQDPLTGRPFEWELRRGSKVVPIETRGRVLVNDAGTTLATCLAGIGIAQVFSLGMKPYLDSGQLVDLYPDWPDETFPLHCFYPSRHHVPAKVRAFIDFCVEIIG; this is encoded by the coding sequence ATGTTCGACGGGCGATTGCTGAATGGAGTCAGCGTGCTGGCTGCCGTGGTCGAGAGCGGCAGCTTTGCGCGGGCGGCCGAGGCACTGGGGCTGACGGCATCGGGGGTCAGCCGGGCGGTGGCGCGGCTCGAGAGCCGGATCGGCGTACGCCTGCTCGACCGGACGACGCGGTCATTGCGGTTGACCGATGACGGCGCGCGTTTCTACGAGCAGGTGGTGCCGCTGCTTGGCGGCATCGAGGAAGCAGCCGCCTATGCTGCGGGAACGACGCAGACAGTGCGCGGGCGGCTGCGGATCAATGTCGATCCGTATTTCTCCAGACTGATCCTCGCGCCGAAGCTCGGCCTCTTTCTCGACCGCTATCCCGACCTGCAGATCGAGGTGGTGACGCGCAACGAGATCGGTGATCTCGTGGCCGACGGCATGGACGTGGCGGTGCGCTTCGGCGAGATCCCGGCGAAGAGTTCGCTGATTGCCCGGCAGCTTTTCCGCACACGGGTGATCACGGTCGCGGCGCCCTCCTATCTCGCGAAACATGGCACGCCGAAGCTTCCGACTGATCTCGCCGTTCACACCTGCATCCAGTATCAGGATCCGCTGACCGGCAGGCCTTTCGAATGGGAGCTGCGGCGTGGAAGCAAGGTGGTGCCGATCGAGACGCGCGGCCGCGTCCTCGTCAACGATGCCGGCACGACGCTCGCGACTTGCCTTGCCGGGATCGGCATTGCCCAGGTCTTCTCGCTCGGCATGAAGCCCTATCTCGACAGCGGGCAGCTGGTCGATCTCTATCCGGATTGGCCGGACGAGACCTTCCCGCTGCATTGCTTCTATCCGTCCCGTCATCATGTGCCGGCCAAGGTTCGCGCCTTCATCGATTTCTGTGTCGAAATCATCGGCTAG
- a CDS encoding DMT family transporter produces the protein MLLGILCGLATCALWGLTFVVPRAIAPFSTMDLTVTRYGLFALASIVLMVSPRFRPRNIRPRMAITALLLGGIGYVGYFVSVAYAVRLAGAAIPPLVIGTMPVLLAVIANLRDRSVPWRLLALPLILIAIGIGWVNLSIFAATPSGDQGAILLGIGSATIGLILWVIYGLASTAAMQSPDAPDILQWTGLQGIGAGIGCLVLIPFTSAGTDIVFTTAELWRFILWSLIMGLAGAWLATLLWMIASKRLPLALAAQLIVAETVFGLIFGFLFEQRLPTLAEAGGSILQLAGVGLAIAIFTPARGRRAH, from the coding sequence ATGCTTCTCGGTATTCTCTGCGGCCTCGCCACGTGTGCGTTGTGGGGACTGACCTTCGTCGTGCCGCGCGCCATCGCGCCTTTCAGCACCATGGATCTGACGGTGACGCGCTACGGTTTGTTTGCGCTGGCGAGCATCGTGCTGATGGTCAGCCCGCGCTTCCGTCCCAGGAATATCAGGCCGCGCATGGCGATCACCGCGCTGCTGCTCGGCGGCATCGGCTATGTCGGCTATTTCGTCAGCGTCGCCTATGCGGTGCGGCTGGCGGGCGCTGCGATCCCGCCGCTCGTCATCGGCACCATGCCGGTGCTGCTCGCCGTCATCGCCAATCTGCGTGACCGCTCGGTGCCGTGGCGGCTGCTGGCGCTGCCTTTGATCCTGATCGCGATCGGCATCGGCTGGGTCAATCTCTCGATCTTCGCGGCAACGCCATCGGGCGACCAGGGCGCCATCCTGCTCGGCATCGGCTCGGCAACGATCGGGCTGATCCTGTGGGTGATCTACGGCCTCGCCAGCACCGCCGCGATGCAATCGCCCGACGCGCCCGACATTCTTCAATGGACCGGATTGCAGGGCATCGGCGCCGGGATCGGCTGCCTCGTGCTGATCCCCTTCACCTCCGCCGGCACCGATATCGTCTTCACCACGGCCGAGCTCTGGCGCTTCATTCTCTGGTCGCTGATCATGGGACTTGCCGGGGCATGGCTTGCGACATTGCTCTGGATGATCGCCTCGAAGCGGCTGCCGCTTGCGCTTGCGGCACAGCTGATCGTTGCCGAGACGGTGTTCGGCCTGATCTTCGGCTTCCTCTTCGAGCAGCGGCTGCCGACGCTCGCCGAGGCCGGCGGCTCGATCCTGCAGCTCGCGGGCGTCGGGCTGGCGATCGCCATCTTCACACCGGCGCGGGGGCGGCGGGCGCACTGA
- the coaBC gene encoding bifunctional phosphopantothenoylcysteine decarboxylase/phosphopantothenate--cysteine ligase CoaBC — translation MALSGKRILLIISGGIAAYKNLDLIRRLRERGASVRPVMTSGAQEFVTPLAVGALAADHVFTDLFSRQDEQDVGHIRLARDCDLVLIAPATADLLAKMANGLADDLASTILLATDKPVLAAPAMNPRMWAHPATKRNVATLAADGIRMIGPMAGEMAESREAGTGRMAEPLEIVAAAEALLDDGPKPLAGRKAVVTSGPTHEPIDPVRYIANRSSGRQGHAIAAALAKLGADVTLVSGPVTIADPVGVKTIHVERAEEMRDAVLAALPADIAVMVAAVADWRVASAADQKIKKQPGESIPTLALTENPDILKTVGHHTMRPKLVVGFAAETQDVESNAKTKLERKGADMIVANDVSPATGIMGGTRNSVKLISRGGIEQWPDMAKEEVADRLAAVIAERLRQG, via the coding sequence ATGGCTCTCAGCGGCAAACGCATCCTGCTTATCATCTCGGGCGGTATCGCAGCCTATAAGAACCTCGATCTGATCCGCAGATTGCGCGAGCGCGGCGCTTCGGTGCGTCCCGTCATGACATCGGGTGCGCAGGAATTTGTGACGCCGCTTGCTGTCGGCGCGCTGGCGGCCGATCATGTCTTCACCGATCTCTTCTCCCGGCAGGACGAGCAGGATGTCGGCCATATCCGGCTGGCGCGCGATTGCGATCTGGTGCTGATCGCGCCTGCGACCGCCGATCTTCTGGCAAAAATGGCGAACGGCCTTGCCGACGATCTTGCCTCCACCATTCTGCTCGCGACCGACAAGCCTGTGCTCGCCGCACCGGCGATGAACCCGCGCATGTGGGCGCATCCGGCGACGAAGCGCAATGTCGCGACGCTCGCTGCCGACGGCATCCGGATGATCGGACCGATGGCGGGAGAGATGGCGGAGAGCCGCGAGGCCGGCACCGGCCGCATGGCGGAGCCGCTGGAAATCGTCGCTGCCGCCGAAGCGCTGCTGGACGATGGCCCGAAGCCGCTGGCCGGACGCAAGGCCGTCGTAACGTCAGGGCCGACCCATGAGCCGATCGACCCGGTGCGCTACATCGCCAACCGCTCCTCGGGACGTCAGGGCCATGCGATTGCTGCAGCACTCGCGAAGCTCGGCGCAGATGTGACGCTTGTTTCCGGACCGGTGACCATTGCCGATCCGGTGGGCGTGAAGACCATCCATGTCGAGCGCGCCGAGGAGATGCGCGACGCGGTTCTGGCGGCACTGCCTGCGGACATCGCGGTGATGGTCGCCGCTGTCGCCGACTGGCGCGTGGCCTCGGCCGCCGACCAGAAGATCAAGAAGCAACCCGGCGAATCCATTCCGACGCTGGCGCTGACCGAAAACCCGGACATCCTGAAGACCGTCGGCCATCACACGATGCGGCCGAAGCTCGTCGTCGGCTTTGCAGCCGAGACGCAGGATGTGGAGAGCAATGCCAAGACCAAACTTGAGCGCAAGGGCGCCGACATGATCGTCGCCAACGACGTCTCTCCGGCAACCGGCATCATGGGCGGAACGCGCAACAGCGTGAAGCTGATCAGCCGCGGCGGCATCGAGCAATGGCCCGATATGGCGAAGGAAGAGGTGGCTGATAGGCTGGCGGCGGTGATCGCCGAGCGGCTCAGGCAGGGGTAG
- a CDS encoding class II glutamine amidotransferase: MCRWAAYRGDPLYLEELVSSPAHSLIEQSHCATRAKTATNGDGFGIAWYGDRPEPGRYRDILPAWSDCNLKSLARQIRSPLFLAHVRAATGGGTRRDNCHPFTHENWSFMHNGQIGGFERLRRAMEAMLDDELFNARSGTTDSELMFLLALQFGMRQAPVAAMSEMVSFVEGLSQNVLGSVHLRFTAAFSDGKSLYGIRYATDRKAPTLYASPMRDGHCLVSEPLNDDVDAWAEIPDGSAVTINETGIHVVPFRPEQRATNKADIATPA, translated from the coding sequence ATGTGTCGCTGGGCAGCCTATCGCGGAGACCCCCTCTATCTGGAGGAGCTGGTATCCTCGCCCGCGCATTCGCTGATCGAGCAATCCCATTGCGCCACCCGCGCCAAGACCGCCACCAATGGCGATGGCTTCGGCATCGCCTGGTATGGCGACCGGCCGGAGCCGGGCAGATATCGCGATATCCTTCCCGCCTGGTCCGATTGCAATCTGAAGAGCCTTGCGCGGCAGATCCGCTCGCCGCTTTTTCTCGCGCATGTGCGCGCCGCCACCGGCGGCGGCACCCGCCGCGACAATTGCCATCCCTTTACGCACGAAAACTGGTCCTTCATGCATAACGGCCAGATCGGCGGTTTCGAGCGCCTGCGCCGCGCAATGGAAGCCATGCTCGACGACGAGCTTTTCAATGCCCGTAGCGGCACGACCGACTCCGAACTGATGTTCCTGCTCGCGCTCCAGTTCGGTATGCGTCAGGCGCCGGTCGCTGCCATGTCGGAAATGGTGAGCTTCGTCGAAGGCCTCTCGCAAAACGTGCTCGGCAGCGTCCACCTGCGCTTCACCGCGGCTTTCTCCGACGGCAAGTCGCTCTACGGCATCCGCTACGCCACGGATCGCAAGGCGCCGACGCTCTATGCCTCGCCGATGCGCGACGGGCACTGCCTCGTCTCCGAACCGCTGAATGACGATGTCGATGCCTGGGCCGAAATCCCGGATGGCAGCGCCGTGACGATCAACGAAACAGGCATTCATGTCGTGCCGTTCCGGCCGGAACAGCGCGCCACGAACAAGGCCGATATCGCTACCCCTGCCTGA
- a CDS encoding FadR/GntR family transcriptional regulator, with product MQPLSKTNLAETAIEAIRSEILAKRWAVGDKLPNETALCGMLSVSRGTVREAVRVLVSQGYLETRQGSGTYVLSTTDSSMPLTMARRAGLRDQFEARCALDVEAARLASIRQTPAVIAGLRALLEERGNYDGGDKAAFIARDLAFHKAVIAAAQNRAMIEIYDFFSASIAETIEATLGQDVPEPDMPAHAAIIDAIETGDPEKADAAVRRFMAPVIAALDRMLLS from the coding sequence ATGCAACCGCTCAGCAAGACCAATCTGGCCGAGACCGCGATCGAGGCGATCCGCAGCGAGATCCTCGCCAAGCGCTGGGCCGTCGGCGACAAACTGCCGAACGAAACGGCACTCTGCGGCATGCTCTCCGTCAGCCGCGGCACGGTGCGCGAGGCCGTGCGCGTTCTGGTGTCGCAGGGCTATCTCGAGACCCGACAGGGTTCGGGCACCTACGTTCTCTCGACGACCGACAGCAGCATGCCGCTGACCATGGCGCGGCGGGCGGGCCTTCGCGACCAGTTCGAGGCGCGCTGCGCGCTCGATGTCGAGGCCGCCCGGCTTGCCAGCATCCGGCAGACACCTGCCGTCATCGCCGGGTTGCGAGCCCTGCTCGAAGAGCGCGGCAACTACGATGGCGGCGACAAGGCCGCCTTCATCGCTCGCGATCTCGCCTTCCACAAGGCGGTCATCGCCGCCGCGCAGAACCGCGCGATGATCGAGATCTACGACTTCTTCTCGGCGTCGATTGCCGAAACCATCGAAGCGACGCTCGGGCAGGATGTGCCCGAGCCTGACATGCCGGCGCATGCCGCCATTATCGATGCCATCGAAACTGGCGATCCCGAAAAGGCCGATGCGGCGGTGCGCCGCTTCATGGCCCCGGTGATCGCCGCACTGGACCGGATGCTCCTGTCATGA